The following coding sequences are from one Diabrotica virgifera virgifera chromosome 2, PGI_DIABVI_V3a window:
- the LOC126879699 gene encoding uncharacterized protein LOC126879699: MKPAHLTTNELTYELHIRDVSAPDDIEEKRTVLTGLLSQETSSRSFSNISVPLSFEVDYKQALASYTELQILISEFTGTKSDILYKTFNSRFQHLSGRISRLRSSSAEEEKLKKAIRFNLLKLEGTLCNILEQPDLLDQPMTSTRVNLNCSESSISPSKPVPVYKWGIKKIFW, from the coding sequence ATGAAACCTGCACATCTTACCACAAATGAATTGACATATGAGCTTCACATTAGAGATGTCTCTGCTCCTGAtgatattgaagaaaaacgtacAGTTCTTACTGGTCTTCTTTCTCAGGAGACTAGTAGCCGCAGTTTTTCAAATATTTCGGTCCCTTTGTCTTTTGAGGTTGATTATAAACAAGCTTTAGCCTCTTATACTGAACTTCAGATTCTCATATCTGAATTTACAGGAACAAAGTCTGATATTCTATATAAAACCTTCAATTCTCGTTTCCAACATTTGTCTGGTAGGATTTCTCGTTTGCGGTCATCTTCCGCAGAGGAAGAAAAGTTGAAGAAAGCTATCCGCTTTAATTTGTTAAAGTTAGAAGGTACTTTGTGTAACATTCTAGAACAACCTGATCTTCTAGACCAACCCATGACATCTACTAGAGTTAATCTTAATTGTTCGGAATCTTCAATATCACCTTCCAAGCCTGTTCCCGTGTATAAATGGGGTATCAAAAAAATTTTCTGGTAA